Proteins encoded together in one Epinephelus lanceolatus isolate andai-2023 chromosome 4, ASM4190304v1, whole genome shotgun sequence window:
- the igsf10 gene encoding immunoglobulin superfamily member 10, protein MSVCGCSASYLRRWLLMALLFLAAARPSSGDCPKSCACYVPTEVHCTFRYLTAIPDHIQPAVERINLGYNSITVLRESDLSGLENLELLMLHSNTIHSIEDRTFQDLKSLQVLKMSFNKVKEIKKETFKGLESLLRLHMDHNHIEFISPEAFYGLTKLQLVHLEGNHLQQLHPDTFITLRHSQVFKVSSVRNIHLSDNLLTTLPADIFLGCSQLENLFLHGNPWICDCRMKWFAVWTQRNTGVLKCKRDRRYPRGQLCPVCADPASYHNRPLSLLSSDTFTCAKPWIEPHLKLKNITVDEGDFTPVSPKDFIAPLGSMQLNLTDQYHNDASLSCTVQRPSAFENLTQSLEVEEANNVTVITTVITTYLVCNIDYEHIQQLWQILATYSDSPMTLERGFMLARIPEMIFRYSQMKTKEGEEGIHTNIVADIKASPAWLMQEEISFQLDRTTTTFSTLHIKYQSAVNLRVENTVPKRDRYSWTMIKRDNQTKTEHAVVTGGVVQLNCQIRGEPKPLLEWILPDGSKVRAPYSSEDRRIIITAEGKLTVRGADASDTGLYRCITTNYLDADILIFRVTVLSPDVEEAEVNGVQLSRPLGGNLVLDCSSSGSPEASAQWALPDHSVLDKSQGNRKVFENGTLLIQGLTERDRGFYRCLVSNHMGVDLLVSQVTVTGEMSEKMTVLDNEGSGVKMEDKVDPSLTENTVTLNEIPSSSPFDKTSQESRTITSDRPYPRLRSRGRGGAGGRLGQRRRGPVSNRRIWGSRVFDKASRKVDPQKFAEYLKKAQDGSRIKTGTNKGEKYEDSNTGVSGDGEIGSGNDHGEDHLIIVPSTVKPTTDDLQKHRIFGQENEEPEAVTDTQAGQGSLIDFSQVTENTNTPTKELYMQSDSTPIRSTFIHHPTEWDESQSDAVTPYNKISYNADLSSFDETSDSYTLERTTKPDSNRRPVTLQLTVTDRSQETQLQFSGEQPAEPETSTGAALSFTTDPHVTPMRDGPGPVELVVHTSTDPESQTTFTAVTTTERQQDEITFHTTQTIKSPRLPAGSTIISQQQIHIIPRKNGRGGGRRRTFQGRRRIVKPNRITDIQSFINKLKQPSLKKEGNATVPYRIELTTDCDCDEDKKKAATSHLQVVKPTAPSSSSLHITERPASYQKTAASSSKAPSTHTESRSEAFSNYITSADAPEFDPTIDPFLIDKKTSASTTTTTTTASKVIRGKIPWNRLFGGREREDILSRLRKPPKKTSTTAETTSATPTTTPAAMPTTTANSLSEPETLSPSRHTQSKEGSLDDDYGESSSVDFKSTTLGPSFHYQSTTSPSYYSKAATTVETPPESQTLPSPPTVRPPSYEKPDDTLSSGSGGLPDNWFVVRQRPGGTRGRQGRRRRPLRGRRPFKKPAITKLHPITTAEALTTTMEATVETTTLPQWTVSPYKPLYIPSRKEDGTPVVVSTDHTSKEETDLYEESDWSTSSNSPAYTTTKTPLIPSATLAPTTTFMPITTKVPYTTTRTKVHSNIRPPTQRNSGYATRRPPMRRIRPTVQSSVARDIGNKGLDILVILIGEQGNINGPAPYNNIGSHNAITSVYDHVTGNEAGFEPTTEAMTSKPKIVGGNAASFTVLSNSDAFLPCEAVGDPQPRITWKRLSPTTGSSVTVIGRMGKFEVLSNGTLLIQNANIKDRGQYVCLAENDHGSDKLLVTLSVVAYPSRILEPKLREIKSHAGNTVEMKCKAEGRPTPMISWILANRTQVRGHNTERERVSVSADGTLVIEQVSVYDRGHYKCIASNPAGADTATVRLQVVAAPPDIVEDKRQQVKVGVSQNLWLPCTGQGSPQPTIHWVLRDGWMVRADRPARDTRISVYGNGTLHIKDVTKADSGKYECIATSSTGSERRVVTLTVEKQESAPQIVETSQRMTQLFFEDQLRLNCSAIGDPKPRIIWRLPSKAVVDQWHRMGSRIQVLDNGTLIVSSVSDKDAGDYLCVARNRIGDDLQFMKVSVSMEPAKIESKLYGKKQVPFGKDFKVDCKASGIPKPEISWGLPDGTVVNSAFQSDASSGGGRARRFTLFDNGTLYLNQVGMSEEGDYTCYAENQVGKDEMHLHITVVTAAPRIRTTSQTYARVKPGGNIRFDCEALGEPKPKILWMLPTNDVIAASNERYLMHVNGSLDIRDVKLIDAGEYVCMARNPAGEDRKVYKLDIEGNPPVINGYRQNRTVIKDVAAKYSRKLIDCRAEGDPTPSITWIMPDNIFLTAPYFGSRISVHHNGTLDIRNVRPTDTAEFICMARNDGGEAVMVVQLEVSSVLRRPIFKNPFNERIVSGIGKTTVLNCSADGYPLPEITWTLPNGTRITGGHHLVNNGTLVIYNTGKENVGKYRCGAKNLMGYIEKLIILDVGQKPYILTRPRGIIRGVSGEPLFLHCLSDGSPRPRIYWTIPGGHTLTRSQVLGRYQLLENGTLVVQDTTLHDRGNYVCRARSDAGEAVLTVPVIIIAYPPRITTGPPPTVRSLTGTPIQLNCAATGIPKPEITWELPDRSVLSAAQQGRPMGSELLHPQGTLIIQRPKASDSGIYKCLAKNHLGTDSKITYVHIL, encoded by the exons GTACAACAGTATAACTGTCTTGAGAGAAAGCGATCTTTCAGGACTTGAAAACTTGGAGTTGTTGATGCTGCATAGCAACACTATCCACAGTATTGAGGACAGAACCTTCCAAGACCTCAAGTCCTTACAG GTCCTGAAGATGTCCTTTAATAAAGTAAAGGAAATCAAGAAAGAGACGTTCAAAGGCCTGGAGAGTCTCCTGAGACTCCACATGGATCACAACCACATTGAGTTCATCAGTCCAGAGGCTTTCTATGGCCTCACCAAGCTACAGTTGGTCCATCTGGAGGGTAACCACCTCCAGCAGCTCCACCCAGACACATTcatcacactgagacacagccaGGTGTTCAAGGTGTCCTCAGTGAGGAACATCCACCTGTCAGACAATCTCCTCACCACTCTGCCCGCAGATATTTTCTTGGGTTGCAGCCAGTTAGAGAACCTCTTCCTTCATGGCAACCCATGGATTTGTGATTGCCGTATGAAGTGGTTTGCAGTGTGGACACAGAGGAACACAG GTGTGCTGAAATGCAAGCGAGACAGGAGATATCCGAGAGGCCAGCTGTGTCCTGTTTGTGCAGATCCTGCCTCTTACCACAACAGACCTCTATCCCTTCTCTCCAGTGACACCTTCACTTGTGCCAAACCCTGGATCGAACCCCATCTAAAGTTGAAGAACATCACTGTGGATGAGGGAGACTTTACTCCAGTATCCCCCAAGGACTTCATTGCCCCATTAGGGTCCATGCAATTGAACCTGACTGACCAGTATCACAACGATGCCAGTCTATCCTGCACTGTCCAGAGGCCCTCTGCTTTCGAGAACTTGACACAATCCTTGGAAGTGGAGGAGGCAAACAATGTCACTGTGATTACCACTGTCATAACAACATATTTGGTGTGTAACATTGACTATGAACACATACAGCAGCTGTGGCAGATCCTGGCCACCTACAGTGACTCTCCCATGACACTGGAGAGAGGCTTTATGCTGGCAAGAATCCCAGAAATGATATTCAGATATAGTCAGATGAAAacaaaggagggagaggaaggaatTCACACAAACATTGTAGCTGACATTAAAGCCTCCCCTGCATGGTtgatgcaggaggagataaGCTTTCAGCTTGACCGCACTACTACCACTTTCTCTACTCTGCACATTAAGTACCAGTCTGCAGTCAACCTACGTGTGGAAAACACAGTACCCAAAAGGGACCGCTACTCCTGGACCATGATCAAGCGAGATAACCAAACCAAGACTGAGCACGCTGTAGTCACAG GTGGTGTGGTGCAATTAAACTGTCAAATCCGGGGTGAACCAAAGCCTTTGTTGGAGTGGATTTTACCAGATGGAAGTAAGGTCAGAGCTCCATACTCCAGTGAGGACAGGAGGATCATAATCACTGCTGAAGGGAAGCTTACTGTACGAGGTGCAGATGCCTCAGACACTGGCCTCTACCGGTGCATCACCACAAACTACCTGGATGCAGACATCCTCATCTTTCGAGTGACAGTTCTGTCCCCTGATGTGGAAGAAGCTGAGGTCAACGGTGTCCAACTCTCAAGGCCACTGGGTGGAAATTTGGTTTTGGACTGTAGCTCTTCAGGAAGTCCTGAGGCCTCGGCACAGTGGGCACTCCCTGACCATTCAGTTCTGGATAAGTCTCAGGGAAACAGGAAGGTGTTTGAGAATGGAACCTTGCTGATTCAGGGTCTCACAGAAAGGGACAGAGGATTTTATAGATGTTTGGTTTCTAATCACATGGGAGTTGATCTTCTTGTTTCTCAGGTAAcagtgactggagaaatgtctgAAAAGATGACTGTTTTGGACAATGAGGGATCAGGGGTAAAAATGGAGGACAAGGTTGACCCTAGTTTGACTGAAAACACAGTCACACTCAACGAGATCCCCTCTTCCAGCCCCTTTGACAAAACTAGTCAGGAATCCAGGACCATCACATCAGATCGACCTTACCCCAGACTCAGGTCAAGAGGCAGGGGAGGTGCTGGAGGTAGGCTGGGACAGAGAAGGAGGGGGCCAGTAAGCAACAGACGCATCTGGGGTAGTAGGGTGTTTGATAAAGCTTCCAGGAAAGTGGATCCACAGAAATTTGCTGAATATTTGAAAAAGGCTCAAGATGGATCAAGAATAAAGACTGGCACAAACAAGGGGGAAAAATATGAAGACTCAAACACTGGTGTTTCTGGTGATGGTGAAATTGGCTCTGGTAATGACCATGGTGAAGATCATCTCATCATTGTGCCAAGTACAGTCAAACCAACTACAGATGATCTACAGAAACACAGAATATTTGGACAAGAGAACGAGGAGCCTGAAGCTgtaacagacacacaggcaggtCAGGGTAGTTTGATTGATTTTAGTCAGGTGacagaaaatacaaacacaccaacaaaaGAGTTGTATATGCAGTCAGATTCTACACCAATTAGGTCGACATTTATACACCATCCAACAGAATGGGATGAGAGTCAAAGTGATGCAGTTACACCTTATAATAAAATTTCATACAACGCAGACCTTTCTAGTTTTGATGAGACCAGTGATTCTTATACCCTGGAAAGAACTACCAAGCCAGATTCAAACAGGCGCCCAGTCACTCTCCAACTTACTGTGACAGACAGGTCACAAGAAACTCAGCTCCAGTTCTCAGGAGAACAACCTGCAGAGCCAGAGACATCCACTGGAGCAGCGCTATCATTTACCACAGACCCTCATGTCACTCCCATGAGGGATGGCCCAGGCCCAGTGGAGCTAGTCGTTCACACCTCCACAGATCCAGAAAGCCAGACAACATTCACAGCAGTCACAACCACAGAGAGGCAGCAAGATGAGATAACCTTCCACACTACCCAGACAATCAAATCCCCTCGCCTACCAGCAGGATCCACCATTATCTCCCAGCAACAAATACATATCATCCCACGCAAGAACGGCAGAGGAGGGGGGCGCAGGAGGACCTTCCAAGGCCGCAGGAGGATTGTTAAACCCAACAGGATCACTGACATACAGTCCTTCATCAATAAACTTAAACAGCCCTCTTTGAAGAAGGAAGGGAATGCCACTGTGCCTTACAGAATTGAGCTGACCACAG ACTGTGACTGTGATGAAGACAAAAAGAAGGCAGCAACTAGTCATCTGCAGGTGGTCAAACCAACAGCTCCCTCCAGCTCATCTTTGCACATAACAGAGAGACCTGCCTCTTATCAAAAAACTGCAGCTTCTAGTTCAAAAGCCCCCTCCACCCATACCGAGTCGAGGTCAGAGGCTTTCAGTAACTACATAACCTCTGCTGATGCTCCTGAGTTTGACCCTACAATAGATCCATTTTTGatagacaaaaaaacatcagcctCCACCACAACCACTACAACAACAGCCTCTAAGGTCATCCGTGGAAAAATTCCATGGAACAGGCTGtttggaggcagagagagagaagatatACTGAGCAGGCTAAGGAAGCCACCCAAAAAAACCTCGACTACAGCTGAAACTACATCAGCAACCCCAACCACAACCCCTGCTGCAATGCCCACCACCACCGCAAACTCACTTTCTGAACCTGAGACTCTGTCCCcatccagacacacacagagcaaagaGGGCTCATTAGATGATGACTATGGAGAATCTTCCTCTGTAGATTTTAAGTCCACAACACTGGGACCCAGCTTTCACTATCAGAGTACTACCAGCCCATCCTATTACTCCAAGGCTGCAACCACTGTGGAAACACCACCAGAATCACAGACTCTACCCTCCCCACCTACTGTCAGACCACCTTCATATGAAAAACCTGATGACACCTTATCATCTGGGTCTGGGGGACTACCTGATAATTGGTTTGTGGTCAGACAGAGGCCTGGTGGGACTAGAGGACGGCAAGGGCGAAGAAGAAGGCCATTAAGGGGTAGGAGACCTTTCAAGAAACCTGCAATCACCAAATTGCACCCTATTACCACAGCTGAGGCTTTAACTACAACTATGGAAGCTACAGTGGAGACTACTACACTACCACAATGGACTGTTTCACCCTACAAGCCCCTTTACATACCATCTAGGAAAGAGGACGGAACTCCAGTAGTTGTTTCCACTGACCATACGTCAAAGGAAGAGACTGACTTATATGAGGAATCTGACTGGAGCACATCTAGCAATTCACCAGCCTATACTACAACCAAAACTCCTTTAATCCCTTCCGCCACACTGGCCCCCACCACTACATTCATGCCAATTACCACAAAAGTGCCCTACACAACAACTCGGACCAAAGTCCACAGCAATATCAGACCACCAACACAGCGGAACAGTGGTTACGCCACTCGCAGGCCGCCAATGAGGAGAATCAGACCTACTGTGCAGAGCAGTGTTGCCAGAGACATTGGAAACAAAGGCCTTGACATACTGGTCATACTTATAGGTGAGCAGGGAAACATTAACGGCCCTGCCCCATACAACAACATAGGCTCACACAATGCCATCACTAGTGTTTATGATCATGTCACTGGCAATGAAGCTGGCTTTGAACCCACTACAGAGGCCATGACAAGCAAACCTAAGATAGTTGGGGGCAAtgctgccagcttcactgtgttATCCAACTCAGACGCGTTCCTGCCATGTGAGGCTGTTGGAGACCCTCAGCCAAGAATAACATGGAAGCGCCTCTCCCCAACCACAG GAAGCAGTGTTACAGTTATTGGGAGGATGGGCAAGTTCGAAGTGTTGAGCAACGGCACGCTGTTGATCCAGAATGCTAACATTAAGGACCGTGGCCAGTACGTCTGTCTAGCTGAGAATGATCATGGATCAGACAAACTCCTCGTCACCCTCTCTGTGGTGGCCTATCCCTCACGCATCCTGGAGCCTAAATTGCGTGAGATAAAGTCTCATGCAGGAAATACTGTAGAAATGAAATGTAAAGCAGAGGGTCGGCCCACACCCATGATCTCCTGGATCCTGGCCAACCGAACCCAGGTCAGGGGTCACAACACGGAGAGGGAAAGGGTATCTGTATCTGCTGACGGGACTTTGGTCATTGAGCAGGTGTCTGTTTATGACAGGGGTCATTACAAATGCATCGCCAGTAATCCAGCTGGAGCTGATACTGCAACAGTCCGACTGCAGGTGGTGGCTGCTCCCCCAGATATCGTAGAGGACAAACGGCAGCAGGTGAAAGTAGGTGTTAGCCAAAACTTGTGGCTACCCTGCACTGGCCAAGGCAGCCCTCAACCTACTATTCACTGGGTCCTCcgtgatggatggatggtgcGAGCTGACAGACCTGCCCGTGACACAAGGAtatcagtgtatgggaatggaaCCCTACACATTAAGGATGTGACTAAAGCTGACAGTGGCAAATATGAATGTATAGCTACCAGCTCCACTGGCTCAGAGAGAAGGGTGGTGACTCTTACAGTAGAGAAGCAAGAGTCTGCACCTCAAATAGTGGAGACATCCCAGCGCATGACACAGTTGTTCTTCGAGGATCAGCTAAGACTGAACTGTTCAGCTATAGGAGACCCCAAACCCAGGATCATCTGGAGGCTGCCCTCCAAAGCTGTGGTGGACCAGTGGCACAG GATGGGCAGCAGAATTCAGGTCTTGGATAACGGTACTCTTATTGTCAGCTCTGTGAGTGATAAAGATGCTGGAGACTATCTCTGTGTGGCACGAAACAGAATTGGTGATGATCTACAATTCATGAAGGTCAGTGTGTCAATGGAGCCTGCCAAGATAGAGTCCAAACTCTATGGAAAGAAGCAGGTACCTTTTGGTAAGGACTTTAAAGTTGACTGTAAAGCCTCAGGAATACCAAAGCCAGAGATCTCTTGGGGCTTACCGGATGGTACAGTGGTCAACAGTGCTTTTCAGTCTGATGCCAGCAGTGGAGGAGGGCGAGCACGGAGGTTTACACTTTTTGACAATGGAACGCTCTACCTAAACCAG GTTGGTATGTCAGAGGAAGGGGACTATACCTGCTATGCTGAGAACCAGGTGGGCAAGGATGAGATGCATTTACATATCACCGTAGTGACCGCTGCCCCTAGGATACGTACAACTAGCCAGACATATGCCAGGGTGAAGCCTGGAGGCAACATCCGCTTTGACTGTGAAGCACTTGGGGAGCCCAAACCCAAAATACTGTGGATGCTGCCCACCAATGATGTCATTGCAGCATCTAATGAACGCTACCTAATGCATGTCAATGGCTCCCTGGATATCAGGGATGTGAAGCTTATCGATGCTGGAGAGTATGTTTGTATGGCTCGAAATCCTGCTGGGGAAGATAGAAAAGTCTACAAGCTTGATATAGAAGGGAATCCACCAGTGATCAATGGCTACCGGCAGAACAGGACTGTAATCAAGGATGTGGCAGCTAAATACTCTAGGAAATTAATAGACTGTAGGGCTGAGGGCGATCCCACACCGAGTATCACTTGGATTATGCCCGATAACATCTTTCTAACAGCACCATACTTTGGTAGCAGGATTAGTGTCCACCATAATGGGACATTAGACATTCGTAATGTGCGGCCGACTGATACAGCTGAGTTTATCTGCATGGCGAGGAATGATGGAGGAGAGGCCGTAATGGTGGTGCAGCTGGAGGTGAGCAGTGTCCTCCGAAGACCAATCTTCAAGAACCCTTTTAACGAACGTATTGTGTCTGGAATTGGAAAAACCACAGTTCTGAACTGTTCTGCTGATGGATACCCATTGCCAGAAATCACTTGGACTTTGCCGAATGGAACACGGATTACGGGTGGTCACCACCTAGTTAACAATGGGACTTTAGTCATCTACAACACTGGCAAAGAAAATGTTGGAAAGTACCGCTGTGGTGCCAAGAATTTAATGGGTTACATAGAGAAGCTTATAATTTTGGATGTTGGACAGAAGCCTTACATCCTGACAAGGCCTAGGGGCATTATACGTGGTGTGTCTGGAGAGCCTCTTTTCCTTCATTGTCTATCTGATGGGAGTCCCCGACCCAGAATCTACTGGACCATTCCTGGTGGCCACACTCTTACTCGCTCTCAAGTTCTTGGACGCTACCAGTTACTAGAGAATGGTACTTTGGTTGTTCAGGATACTACTCTCCATGACCGGGGGAACTACGTCTGCAGGGCTCGGAGCGATGCTGGGGAGGCTGTgcttactgtccctgttattatCATTGCCTACCCTCCACGGATCACAACAGGGCCACCTCCTACTGTGAGGTCACTGACCGGAACACCTATCCAGCTCAACTGTGCTGCCACTGGGATCCCCAAGCCAGAGATCACCTGGGAGTTGCCCGATCGTTCAGTTCTGTCAGCGGCACAACAGGGTCGGCCTATGGGTAGCGAATTGCTCCATCCTCAGGGCACACTTATCATTCAAAGGCCCAAAGCCTCAGACTCTGGCATATACAAGTGCCTGGCAAAGAACCACCTGGGTACAGACTCAAAGATcacatatgtacatatattgtga